In Rhizorhabdus phycosphaerae, the genomic stretch TGGGCGTGCTGTTCCGTAACCCCGCCGCCATCGAGCATGCGCGATCCAAGCAGCTCGAGCACTGGTCCGCCCTGTTCACGCAGGGCATCAATGGGCAGTTCATGCAAGGCGCCGAGAAGATCGGGCTGATCCATGCGCGGGTCGGGCTCGATCCGGTCTGGTATATCGGCGCCTATGCCATGGTCCTCGACCAGGTGATCGACGGGATGATGAGTCAGTCCGTCCGCCGTCGCCTCAGCGGCAAGGCCCTCACCCACGCCATAGGGACCTTCGTCAAGACGGCCCTATTCGATATGCAGCTGGCTCTGTCCTCCTATTTCAAGGCGGCGAATGAAGAACGTGCCGAGGCGATCGGGCGGATCGGCCAGGCCCTGTCGGCGCTGGCCGATGGCGACCTCGACAATCGCCTCAGCGGCCTGAGCGCCGAATATCGACAGATCGAACAGGATTTCGAGCAGATGCGCGTAAGGATGCGCGAGACGCTGACCGAAGTCGCCGATGCGTCGGAAATGATCCGGGTGAGTTCGTCCGAGATCGCCCACGCCTCCTCCGATCTTGCCGAACGCACCGAAAAACAGGCGGCCAATGTCGAGGAGACCGCGGCCGCGATGGAGCAGATCACCGCCACGGTGAAGCAGACCGCGAGTCGGGCGAACGAGGTTCGATCAGCGGTTCAGGAGGCCCAGCATGACGCCGGCATCGGCGCCGAGGTCGTCCAGAAGGCGGTTGGGGCGATGGCCGACATCGAGCGGTCGTCGAGCGAGATCGCCCAGATCGTCACGCTGATCGATGGCATAGCCTTCCAGACCAACCTGCTGGCCCTGAATGCCGGCGTCGAAGCCGCACGCGCCGGCGATGCCGGCATGGGCTTCGCGGTGGTCGCGAACGAAGTCAGGGCGCTCGCGCAGCGATCCGCCGATGCAGCGAAGAATATCAAGGACCTGATCGGCAGCAGCTCGGCGCAAGTCACCCAAGGCGTGCATCTGGTCGGCGAAACCGGCGAGGCCCTCTCTCGCATCGCCGGACGTATCGGCCAGATGAACCTCCTCGCCACCGAGATCGCCAGCACGGCGGATGCGCAGGCGCAGGGGATCGCCGAGGTCAATGTTGCCGTAAACTCGATGGACCGCTCGACCCAGCAGAATGCGGCCATGGTCGAGGAGGCCACAGCCGCTGCCAACAGCCTATCGACCGAAGCCACACGCCTTTCCGGGCTGGTCGGACGCTTCGCCCTGGGCGAAGGTGGCCGCAGCTCAGGCAATCGCGCCCAGGGCTTCTGGGACAGCAGCCAGAGCAGGCTCAGCGCAGTAGGCTGAAACCCACGGGAGTAATCGTCTAGGGCGTCACGCGGCCAGCAGCGGGGCCGTCGTCGGAAAACTGCGTATGCGACGGTCGAGCCGCCACAACTCGGAAGGGCGCCGGCCCGTAAACTGTACCGCAGTGGCGACAGCGGCCTCGTCGTCATGGGCACGCAGTTCGACGCAATCGTCGATGTGGTCGCCCAGCGAATCCAGAATGTACAATCTGTAGCTTTGCATGACGGCGCGACTGTTAACCATGTTCCGGGTCATAATCGTTGCAGACGTCGGTCGATATTGTGGACTCTGCTAAGGGCAATCCCTTCTGGACGGTCAGGCAGCCATGCCGGGCGCCCCGCCCGGCTTTGCCTCGTCATTGAGCCGCTGACCGACCGCCGATGCCGGCATGGCGCGCGCGAACAGATGGCCCTGAGCGTCACGGCACCCCGCGTCGAGCAGCCACGACCATTGCGCCTCCGTCTCCACCCCCTCGGCGACGATTCCCAGGCGAAGCGCCGTAGCGAGCCTGATGATCGCGCCGATCACCTGGTCGGACGCTTCGCTGGCGCCAATGCCC encodes the following:
- a CDS encoding globin-coupled sensor protein gives rise to the protein MTDNRTSLPAESAQLSFFGLSFGPNDDLPLIHEGVERHAGPALDVLYAKIASDPKLGVLFRNPAAIEHARSKQLEHWSALFTQGINGQFMQGAEKIGLIHARVGLDPVWYIGAYAMVLDQVIDGMMSQSVRRRLSGKALTHAIGTFVKTALFDMQLALSSYFKAANEERAEAIGRIGQALSALADGDLDNRLSGLSAEYRQIEQDFEQMRVRMRETLTEVADASEMIRVSSSEIAHASSDLAERTEKQAANVEETAAAMEQITATVKQTASRANEVRSAVQEAQHDAGIGAEVVQKAVGAMADIERSSSEIAQIVTLIDGIAFQTNLLALNAGVEAARAGDAGMGFAVVANEVRALAQRSADAAKNIKDLIGSSSAQVTQGVHLVGETGEALSRIAGRIGQMNLLATEIASTADAQAQGIAEVNVAVNSMDRSTQQNAAMVEEATAAANSLSTEATRLSGLVGRFALGEGGRSSGNRAQGFWDSSQSRLSAVG